A segment of the Mauremys mutica isolate MM-2020 ecotype Southern chromosome 7, ASM2049712v1, whole genome shotgun sequence genome:
GCTTTGtagatttaataaaaataaaagattggCTTTATTATACTATTTTAGCCAAATCTCAGAACCAGTACTTCATCCTCATTCTCCTTGACATGTCAGCTGCCTTTGACACAGTCAACTCTCGTCTCCTGATTTTCCTCCTACTCTACACCTACACACTAATCTAATCTGTAAACACAAATTCAACCATCTCTATGTTGATGACTCTCAGATCTATCTTTTCGCTCCAGGCCTATCTCCCtttgtccaaactaaaatcttggcCCGTCTCTCCGACACATGCTCACCTATGTCTAGTCATTAGCTCAAGATGAACATGGCTAAAACTCAGCTTCTTATCTCCTGCCCATTCCCCCAAGCCTTCCTCAATACCTATTTTCTCAATCACTGTGGACAATACAGCCATCCTTCCTGTCACTCAGACCCATGTCATGGGTATCATCTTTGACTTGGACTTCTTTGTAGGTCCTCACCTCCAGGCTGACTAAATATTGCTGATTCTTTCAGatttttctctggccttgacaaatgtaGTCTTGCCCGGCTTGTATCCATTCCAAATGCTGCTGCCAAGTTCATTTTTCTGTCCTGTCACTTTGACCCTATCATTCCTGTCTTTGTATCCCTCttctggctcccccttctctattaCGTGAAACATAAGATGCCTGTCTtcattttcaaggcccttcatggcctATCTCCACCCTAGTTATCTCTCATTCAGTATTGAGATGTTGACTCCCACCTCCAGTCGGCCCATGATGCCATCACCCACTTGTACAAGTTTTAAACAGGTTTCATTCCTTATCACATACAGTTCCTTGCAGTTGGGAGGGGCAAATCTACCATTTGCAAATCTACATCATTATCTTCCTCCaaaaccctccttaaaactcaACAAAGATAGCTTGTGCAACAGTACTAGCGAAGCTGCGGCAGCATGGTCGGTGACTGCTCGAGTATGTATGCAGGGTTCTGGCAGGCAGGAGTAGCCTGTGCAGACAccaatgctgctgctgttactcaAGCTACCTTTGATTTCATATATGTCTGTATATACTTCAATCACACCTCTGCATGGCAGAATACAAATACTCTTatgttgtaagttctttgggacagaCGTCATCTCTTAGTTCTGAATTTGCACAGCACTTACCACAGTGGCCTCCCTAGTCTATGACTAGCTCTCCTAAGCACTACTGTAGTGCAGTAAATAATTATGATGGTGAATGGACGGCAGTGTTAAACAAAATGGGACAAAAGTTGGACCCAGTGAACTCTGCACTATTTGAAGTGTCACACAAATAAACCCATTTTATTATTAGATCCTTGTATATAATAATCTAGATGATGGGCTATCAAGAGGTGTTACAGTATACATGGATCAGAGCTGTATTTCAAACACAAAAGTATTTTGGAGGGAGATTGTTTCAGTATTATAAAGAGAGAAGAGGTGAAAAGGAAGGTGAGGTTGGAGAAAGGAATGATGGAAACAGGAAGTGAAAGGAAATGAGGGAGAGGGTAGATAACTAAATTACTATCAATCTATCCATAAATGATAAAAATAGTCTAGAAGTGAGTGACACTACTGGTTCAATTTTATAAGCATCTTTGTCTTTTATGGCCCCTATCCTGCTTCCACAGAAGACAATGGTAACACCTACtgttttgacttcagtgagagcaggttCAGACCCCAGATTATCCTGAGTTAGCCGATGCTCCTCCTTTATTTTATTCCAGATATGCACCACTGGCACACTGACAAAAACTTTTACTTTGTCACCTTTTGTTGGTTCTTTTGTAAATCAagtcacacacatatatatttctCATGTCCTCATTCTAAATCAGTGCTGTATTATAGATGAAAAGATTAGCAGGATAAACAGCTCATCATTAAAGCTAGATGGACAATGGCTTTTTTTGGTTTTCAAGAAAAAGTTTTCGGTCAAAccaaaaatgacatttaaaaaaattgtttggtgAATCTAAGTTTGAAAAAGTTTATAAATGTATGGGTTTTACCCCAGTGATAAGGgagctcacctgggatgtgggagacctaggttcaattcttCCCATTGCCTGATGTGGAGAAGAGATGTTAGTTGGGGTCTCCCACATTTCAGAAGAGTAGTGCACTACTATCACTGGGCTATGTATATTCTAGTATGCGTCTTTTTCAATCTCTTCAAGCTGTGTTCTACTTCTAAAAAAATATCACTGGAGCAGCGACTTGGGTATCCCGCCCCCCAGGTGAGTCCCTAAATACAAGCTATACATCCATTCTAACTCTTTCCCTGTCCCAGTGACTATCCATTGTCATTCTAAGTAACAATTCATATCTTTCATTAAGACAATGAATAGTCATTGGGACATTTTTACTTCTGTGAAAAATATCTGAGGGGAACTATTTGTCAAATATGTTTGTCAAATCACAAATGATTATCATAATAAGTGATTATCAAACACATTAAATACCTTTGAGTTTGCTCTGGAGAGTAAATAAATCCTGCTTTAATTCATTCTTCTGCAGCTGGAGTGCATTTAACTGAGCATTTTCACGTTCCATTGACTCCATTTCTAAgaagaaatatattttaagttaaaatgtattacactTTTAATCTTCATGGTATAATCTTAAATACTCTTTAATTACTTCTAACCATCTTCGGATATTCTAAAAGGACATTAGGCTAAAAATACATTTAGACTTATAAAGCCTGGTGTACAAAAATTACATATGGACAATTCTATTAGAATTATCTGTATCTACAAACAGGGAATACAAGGAACAGGTGCATGATGAATTAAGTCTGTCAAGTCAAATTGTCTGCAGAGAGAAATTTTTTACCCCTGTTGGCTATTCATGTTGCTGGGACTCTGGACTTTATTGCCAGATGGATGAGTTGGGTTCACCTGGAGAAATAGGAACTGAAATGGTCCAAGTAGCCATTGCCTTTGTTACTAGTGTGGTCTATGGCTAGCACAAAGAATGACTGCTCAGTCAGCAAGGAAGAGGAACAAGAAATGCCATGGTTAGACTACCTGCTATGATAATCTTATATTCTGTATTTTAGCTCAAAAGGTCATAGGATCCTGTTTCAGACAATAACTATAAAGGACCAATCCCGTGAGGCACCTGTGCATGTATCTCCCACTGAATTTACGAGGGCTTGTAGGACTCAAAGCTAGGTGGTCAATAATCATTGAGGGCTTAATTGTGGTCCATGTAACGTTGTAATGCAATGTGCACCCCCCCTATGCCTCTGTGTTGGCTATGACCTCCTGGACAGCTGTGCAGGAGTAGATGCAGGGACCGCAGAGCTTGTACTTCCCTGCATAGCACAAGTGAGTGGGAGAGAGTGTACTGGGCAATATAGCCACACCAACACACTGCCCCTTATTCAGGGCAGATTATGAtctcacaatctagccctaagagAAATATCCAGCTAGGAAGGCAATCAGTTTTAAACTATTGCTTTACTCAGTTAAGTTTTAGTCATTTGTATTCTCTAGCAATCCAAGATAAAATAGTTTAACATAAGACGTaccatttttcaaaatatttgccTTAGTTTCCAAGTCACATATTTCAGTCTTGGCTTTTTTTCTAATCAAAAGCTCTCTGTTACATGTTAGTCCATACTCATTGTTAAAATCTGTGATTTCCTTAATAAAATTCTCCTCTTCTTCAATCATTTTGCTCTTTGTATCTGACTAGAAAGGTGGAAAGAAAATATATAGAGGAAAATAGAATCCTTGTTAAAATAATCAAGCTGAAATACAGCTTTACCCCCTTATAACTATGTAAAATCACCATGTATTCTATTTTGTAACCTGGAAAAACAGGGAAATGGTCTAGATCTCCATCATTACTTCTGTTGCATTAATCTTACTGTTTTGCTCCTGTGACAAAATGAAAGGAGCGTGTTCTATAATAATAGTGCTGTATCATTAGTGTTAGAGGCCACATTATGCTATCAATTTTTAAGCAtgtgttgaaatcaatggagagtTTTGCTTAAAATCAATGGCACAAAGTGGTCATTCTTTTTGGTTCTTTAAATTGCtcattaagggtgaaattcactcctctgCAGAAGTTCAGGACAAGGCCACTGCACTATTTAAGCTCCCAAAATATAAGAGAGCTGACCCTGTTAAGGAATATGGGGTTTCTCAGTGCCTTTTAGAGTAGGTCCCAAatttaaagtatttattttttaaagaaaatctttCATTTATAGAAAAATACATTCATAAAGTCAATGACAAGATTAAATTCCATTCAAAGCTCTTATCTGAAtactaatttaaataaaaagtgatttccCTTGTAAACAAGAAAAGATAACCTGATAAATCTGATTGGATACGGTTGATAGCAAATTCACATTCCATCAGAGGAAAGCAATTTTGCCTTTATAGCTAAGTAGCATCAATATAATAATATTTACAGTATTCCTTATTCTGTCCTTTTCAGTTGTCTTTATAATTTAGACTATGCTAGACACTGCAGTAATACTACTAAATTATAAAGACAactgaaaagtttttaaaggTAATCCAGCAGGTAGATTATCTAAAATCATGGATTAAAGTTTGGAGTGAGATTCTGAATTtctttgtgttttaatttgttagAACCAAAACAAATTTTAATCATTCAGATTTTCATAATTAATTAGTGTccaatttttttctaaatataaaACTGACTGTAGTCATACAGTATTTTGTAAAACTGAACTCTCCTAAATAGTATAACTGGAAACATACAAAGATTTTGAGAAAAATACTCCTTTGATTCATAAGTTCAACTTTCTTTTTCTCTAAGATGTCTTCACGGTTCTTCAAAAGCTGTAAGTAGAAGAGCTTTTCAGACAGCTGTTGAACCTTCAAAGAGAACAAAAGATTATAGGTGATAAAAATAAGTACACATGATGTATAGGTTTTGCACATAAAGAACCTtatccagaaaaaaaatagtCTGCATAGCTGCTAGACCATGGAAGCTTAATGGGTCTCCTTTTCTCATTAGCTTCAATGTAATCACAATTCTTTGCAGCAGTATCCCCTCTTCAGAGGCTAAGATCAGTGCTGTTCCCAATATAGAGAATGGAGTCCTTAACTCTCATTTTTAGCCAGAAAACGTTTCATCTGGAATGGAGAGAGACTCAACAGAGCATACAATCTTTTAGATAGCTGAACATAGGGGTGAGTTTTTCTTCATCTAACCAGATATCATCAAATCAGGCATAGATTAACTTCAAAGGGACAAAAATCCAAAGTTATTGTGCTCTTCTCTGAATGTCTGTGGTTAGCCATAGAGAACTATTTATGCTATGCCTCTTCTACTACAGACGAGGAAGTAGGGATTGATGGTCTCATACATTTTCCCAGTATAACTATGAGAACTATCAGCCAGAGAAGGGTAATGAAGGGACCAAGCTTTGGGATGAAGATAGTTCTACTATAAAACGCCAAATAAACTAAAAACCTTCCTTCTGCACACATTTGTATtttcagatttaatttttttaaacagtactTCAACTGATGAGGTAGGCTGCTCAACTAATTTGTGCATACCACTCAAGGAGAATTCTTCATGATTTTGTAGCACAACCATGGTTGGAGGTTTAAAACTAAGCAAGCATAGAGGAACAGAATATGATAAGATACAAGAGCAGATAAGTAGGGAGCAGCTAAGTTATTGAAGGATTTTAAAGGCAAGCACCAGAAGCATCTGATGTGATGGTGAGTGGGAACCAATGAAGGGACTCAAAGAGAGGGTTGAAACGGTCAAAACACTGGTTAAGGAAAGTGATCTTAGCAGTGTTTTGAACTGATGACAAGGGAGCAAAGTGGCTGTCAGGAAGCCCACAGAGGATGAGATTGCACTAGTCAAGAGGAAATACGGTGAGAGTCTATATGGTAGTTTTAGTGGTGTGGATGGCAAGAAAAGGCCAAATATTAGAGATATTATGGAAGAAGAAGCAACAAGATTTGGAAACTGTCTACATATGCGAGTTGAGAGAGGGTACAGTCAAGTTGATATGCCTGAATAACAAAGAGAATGGTGATAGTATCAATAGTAATGACGCTCGGGCAAAATGAGGAGAATTTGGAAAAgaaaacaatgggccagattttctcCTCACATATCAACCATATTTTAGTGAAGGTGTCAGGGAGCTTGTTCCTCCAATATCAAGAGCTTTGGGATAATTTATTGTTACGTACTGATTCAAAGGAAGTTACTAATATTGTGCTTCTGTATTTATATTACTGAATATAACCAGGCTTACTGTAGTTTCTTTAGCCCCAAAGTGCCTTCATAATCTATTACTTTGCAATAATTTTTTGTAAAGAAATCATTGAGCcataaaaggcaaaatgctaTAAATCAAGTTCTAATTACATGCTAGCTGGTTTTAcagaacagaaaaaaattaatatttcctAAGAGTGTTCTCTTGACCACAAGCAGTCTCTGTGAAATAGATGTCAAAACATTTTTGAACTCTAAGGCTCATCTACTTATTCAGGCTTgggttgggatgggggaggggtagagGGAAGAAATGACATACAGTTATTTGGAGGAGGACTTTAGTATTATATTATTACTTAGTAGTAGTTTGATTATATTAATTGCAGTAGATACATTGAGAATTTGTAGAATAAGCTAAATTTTAGATATTGAAAAATAATTGACAATGTAAGTAATCTCACTAGTCAATTTATAATCTTTGTATTGAAATATTATTTGATTGAAATAATGCATTTTGGCATTTCCTTTATTGCCTGCATCATTTCCTTTTGATAAATGAATCAATTTCAAACTAAACAAGCAAATAAAATCTACTGTTGTACACATTGGTAAGAATATAATTAATTAATGTATAAAAGACACTGGAATCAATTAGGAATGCATCTTCACCTTTCTCTCCCAGTCATGTACCGCAATTGTTTTACTTTTGAGTCCTCTGATACCTACCATACAAACCACAATTATAAACCAGAATGAATCAATAAGAAATTAGGGGTATACAAATAAAATTGTGATTCTCATAAATTAATTTTATAAGCAGGACTACAGGGGGTTGGTTACCTAGCAAATATCACACATTCCAACCTTGTATTGATTAAAGACCAGTTCCTATTGTAGATCCATATTGGGTTCTGATCTTTGAAACAGTTATGCACATtagtttcattgaagtcagtCGGGCTGTTGACATGCATATGTGTAACTGTTTGCCGAATCAAGGTCTAAATTTGTAACTAGTAAACATTTCTAAACAAGTATGTGGATTCTTCCCCCCCGCAACATACCTTAATCTATTTTAGGGGTTTTTATAGCACCTGTCACAATAGCATTGAAGTCCATACCACTGGCAAACCACACAACAGCCTATATTTTTTGAGAGATCGGTATCGCCACCAAACCATTCATTCACCTCACCAAATGAATTAGTAGTATAATAAGTGTTGGTAAAAATAGGAGTCTGGCAGTAAAAGTCAAAAGGGGCACAAAGCACAATCCAGAAGATTGCAAGATTTATCTATAACCTATTTGTTATTTTATAGGTAAAATACTAGAGATAACATAGGCCTGACTCTAAAAGGAGCCTCTGTCTGCCTGCTTACTATGCACCTACAATTTTGTGGGTGCAGATATTTAAGAGCACAGGTGATATCATTTAGACCTCATTTGCAGGCACAAACAAGTGGGTTTCTTACATCAGTTTCACCCACAATTATTAGTACTGAAAAAACTGAGAGTATAAAAAGGGAGTACATGTCTCAAAACAAGGCTCCACATCTACTATATGGAAAAAGAGATTAGAAAATGTAAAAGTGAGTGGCTGAACACTAACTGGTCTGGCTAGAAAGGTGGTTCTGTCTACAATGGCACTAGCCAAACTATAAGTGCAATCTTTGTACATGCTAGAGGTGAGTAACACAAATAGAATTGCTGATGTGTGGATGAGGTGGGAActcttaaggcctgatccaaagctcactaaAGTCAATTCTGGGACTCTCTTAATTTACTTCAGTGCACACTAGGTAAGGCCATTATTGAATGGAAGTGGGCAGTGAAGCGCGTATGTGAACAGACTCCATGTATCTTAGAGTGTTAATAAAGGAGAAGGAAGGAGTGTTCTACCTTCTACATCAAGACCCCAAGCGTATAAAAATAACCAGATTGGTATACCTCTGAGACCATATGGAATCTTACTGAggcccctggggctccctgcaatCTCAGGGGTCAGTCTGAATGGTGAGGCTTATAGGACTGGGATCAAAACGGCAGGCCGATGTTCTTGTGaagtgttcagatactatggCGATGAGCATTATAGAAATGCATACAAATACATACATAAAGCAAACACTATGATAATTAATATAAACACTACATGAAGTATACTGCTTCAAAGTGTTCATGAACAATGTATTAAAATAAGAGCCCATTTATCTATAACAATAATTAACATACTATAAGTATTACTACTCTACCTTAgtttctaattttatttttgctTCATTCAGCTCTTCTGTTATTTGCTTAATTTTTTCATGACTTCTGTTTATGTCTAATTTAACTGAAATACAAAAGGAACCTTTAAACACATGAAATCAATTGGTGAAAGTGAGATTCTTTTAACAATTTGCTGCTTGCAAGATAGTGGTGTAGAAAGATGACTTCAGTAGAGACATATAATTGCTAGACTTCTAATCACATTGGTTTTCCTATAACAGCTATTGTCACTGTCATCAGTTACTAGAAGTGGAAATTGACATTCAATTGCGAACAAACAAGTGCCTAATTACTACTTTAGTGTGGACAAACATGACATTTGCATAGATAATTCATATAGCTAGCTTTGGAAATTTGATTTAAAGTAAGGGTCACCTGTTTTACTGTATAGTAAAGTACCTTGTTGATACTCTGCTATACCATGACCAAGGGATTAAAACAACAGGCAAGGAGACAAGATACAGGGGTTCTGTTTCTAAATCTGCTGGCAGTTTTCTATGTAATCTTGGACAAACTTCCTAAAGTTCCCACTGCACTCCAGGCAATTACATTTCCTGAAAGCAGATTTTGTAGAGTTCAAACTACAGGTCTAGACTGCAGTATTGCCAGACCCAAGCATTCAGAAAATCATGACTTAGCCCCCCCAATATTATGAGGtcagcttaaaaatcatgagattaaaaaaatagtagATCCTTTTTATTCGCCTTCTGGTTTAGAGCCTTTGGGTTTGTTTTTCATCTTTCCTCCACCATCGGGAGGGTAGAAATGTACtcgtattaaaaaaaaaaaaaaaaagagcgagcGAGCACTGAGATTTGCTTGTAATAACATGATTCCAGGAATTGGGGCTTTAGGAATAACAACAAATATCATGAATctcatgataaaaaaaattatatgttGGCAAGGCTGTGCGTGAGGATGATACAAGCCTAACTCTGCTGTATTCACACACAGGAGAAGGGAGATAGGCTCTTTCAAAGTCAGCCCACATGTGTCTATTGCAGGGCTGCCCTGAGTCCCTATGGAATTCACTAGAACTATTGAAACAGGAGATGGTGAGGGAGGCAGGAACTcgagttattgggctcagtacaggagtGACAGGGTaactctgtggcctgtgttatacaggtgagACTAAAgactctggaggtcccttccggccttatAATCTAGGAGTCGATATACTCCAGGGGAAAGGCTCAGTCAGCATTTACTGACCTTGCTTGAAAACACCACCCCCACCACAAGATGGAGGAAAAACCTCACTGCCATTCAGGGCTCTCTGGGAACCATGGAGTCGTgtgacccaggggcggctccaggcaccagcaccccaagcgcgtgcctggggcggcaagccatgaggggcgctctgccggtcgctgcgagggcggcaggcaggctgcctttggcagcatgccttcggagggtccgctggtcccgcggcttcggcggacctcccacaggctgccgccgaattcgtgggaccagggacctcccacaggcacgccgctGAAGGCATTCTGCCTGCcgttcttggggcggcaaaatgcctagagccgcccctggtgtgaCCACAGGCACCCCGGCCATCCTCGCTGCATCAGGCACGAGATGGCGGCTGTGTGGCTGACCTTGGTGCATGAGGcgccgcttctcctccgcttgcTGCTCTGTGAGGAGAATTTGCTGGAACAGGGAGTCCAGGCTCATTTCTGTctcctggggcagaggggggggcaggacttggggTTATTTCCCTGTCCCTGGGAGACTTATTCACCACTTCAGAGGCCCCTCACAGGGGGGTAGGGAGCTCTTCACTGAGCCTGACTCCTCCCCCTTTAGCAGCAGCCTTGTGCTCAGTCCCTCACATCTACCCCCCCTCCCGCCTGGCCACCTCAGTTCCTGCCCCTCTACCTCCCGACCGGTGGCTGGAGGAACAGTCCCTCCAGAGGGGTTTGTGCAGCCAAGGAGAAGCCCCAGAACCAGCCCGTCAGGCGGGGAAGCCTGAGGTTAGAGCAGAGGAAGGAAGCTGGGTTGAGGGGTGGGAAAAGATGATCCCAGCAGTAGAAGAGGCTGGTGGTtttggggggcagcagagggaaCAGGGATTGGATGGAGAGAGCGTGGGAGGTAGCGGGGGGTCTGCTGGTGGAGAAGATTGgattggggtggggcagagggtaaTCTTAACACATAGAGGGAGGGGTGGTAGTCCTCGTTGTACAATGTTTCAGAGTTAACGGGATGAAACAACTTCAGCAAAATGTTATATTATAGTCAAGCTACTGTTAAACAAAATAAGGCTCTGATGaaacttgaaaacatgaaacTGACCCATCTTATGTAAAACtgaaatgattttatttttaaattggcaCAAAGTGAAACAGAGGGAAGAGTTCACAAAGGTGAATTTAGGAAAGTGTTTTAGTAGTGAAGCTTCCTAACCAAAGGAAAAATGGAAACTATTAGTGAAAGGGGGAACTTTTGACAATTCAGATAGCTATTTCTTACCTGAGCCTGTGAGTGAACAAGTCATTTTATAAAAATTCAAGAAAAAGAACTACAATATCTTGGGATAAaggcaaaaataaaatgaaaaccatTCTTTGAAGTTTTCAAGACTTTACTGCTATGGTTGCAACAGGGGCTTTCATGTTTCAAACCGTGAGAAAGCTGCTGTATGCCAGGATGGTGTTCTGTGTCACATATTAGAAGAGCTGCTCTTTGTGGCGGGGCTCCAGTCTCAAATTATGGAAAAAGGAACTGTTCTTCATAAGAGAGGAAGCCAGAATCCAACTATAGTGCATTTTA
Coding sequences within it:
- the CCDC172 gene encoding coiled-coil domain-containing protein 172 → MSLDSLFQQILLTEQQAEEKRRLMHQVKLDINRSHEKIKQITEELNEAKIKLETKVQQLSEKLFYLQLLKNREDILEKKKVELMNQRSIFLKIFSDTKSKMIEEEENFIKEITDFNNEYGLTCNRELLIRKKAKTEICDLETKANILKNEMESMERENAQLNALQLQKNELKQDLFTLQSKLKDTEEQLREAEDITKCLEAEKVKVSEKPQTDIECLRIKKELDIYKEDDLENVCEALQTEIEFLQMKLSQKSSGK